The following nucleotide sequence is from Mycobacterium sp. Z3061.
CAATGGCCGCGCCCAGCGAACCACCGGTCGCCTCGTCGCGGGCGTCGGACACCAACCGGCTCCAGGTTTTCGGGTTGAACGTCATCGGCTGCAGCCGCGGATCGATCACCAACTTGGTCGAGTCGTCGTAGTCCGTGGGTGCGACGTCGGCGTGCACCCGCTGCGCCAACTCCGTCAACGGGTTGTTGGTGGTCCCGTGGATCCAGGACGCCCCCATCTCTAGCGGCACCCCCCAATCGCGGGTGGTGTGCACCCGCCCGCCGATCCGATCACGGGCTTCGAGCACCCGCACCGGCCAGCCCGCGTCGGCGAGACTGCGCGCGGCCCCCAAACCGGCCATTCCGGCACCGATGACCAGGACGGATCTGGTGTCCGGGGGCGCGGTGGAGTTCGGCGCCGTCGACCGCTGGGCCGGTCGGGTGGGTGTCGCGCACCCACCGGCCAGCAGGGTCGTGGCCGCTAAAAACCCTCGGCGGGATAACTCCGGCACGGTTTCGCCGTTATCTGATCGTGTTCTGGTTTGTGACGGACCGCACATTACGGTCAGGTAAAGTCGCGGGCAACTGGATGGCGGCAACGGAGCCGTGACCAAGGCGGGAGCGGTGATGAGTGCTCGGATGACTACCCGTGAAAGATCGGTCCGGCAGTTGCCGGCCGAGTTGCCCGAGAGCCGTACCGTCAAGGTTCGCGCAGCTGACGGCACCGTTTTGCACGCCGAGGTGTTCGGCCCGCCAGAGGGTTACCCCATCGTCCTGACGCACGGTTTCGTCTGCGCCATCCGGGCGTGGTCGCACCAGATCGCCGACCTGGCCGGCGACTACCGGGTGATCGCCTTTGACCACCGCGGCCACGGCCGCAGCGCCATCCCCCGCCGCGGCGGATACAGCCTCAAGCACCTTGCCTCCGACCTGGACTGCGTGCTGGACGCGACGCTGGCCCCGCACGAGCGTGCGCTGATCGCCGGGCACTCAATGGGTGGCATGACGATCCAGGCGTGGTCGGAACGCTATCGCCACAAGGTCCGGCGCCGCGCCGACGCCGTCGCGCTGATCAACACGGCCAGTGGCGACCTGCTGGACAAGATCAAGCTGTTGTCCGTGCCGCGCGGGTTTTCGCCGGCGCGGGTGGTGGCCGGGCGGACGCTGATCAGCGCGGTCGGCGGTCTGC
It contains:
- a CDS encoding alpha/beta hydrolase; this encodes MSARMTTRERSVRQLPAELPESRTVKVRAADGTVLHAEVFGPPEGYPIVLTHGFVCAIRAWSHQIADLAGDYRVIAFDHRGHGRSAIPRRGGYSLKHLASDLDCVLDATLAPHERALIAGHSMGGMTIQAWSERYRHKVRRRADAVALINTASGDLLDKIKLLSVPRGFSPARVVAGRTLISAVGGLPLPGAVRIPSRYLVSMMAVGAGADPAVVELVYELFAQTSPMGRGGCARMLIEEIGSRHLNLEGLTVPTLVIGSEHDRLTPISQARKLARTAPNVVDLVELPGGHCSMLEQPDAVNRQLRGLAEAAIERQARVTLISS